One Molothrus ater isolate BHLD 08-10-18 breed brown headed cowbird chromosome 4, BPBGC_Mater_1.1, whole genome shotgun sequence genomic window carries:
- the ZNF518B gene encoding LOW QUALITY PROTEIN: zinc finger protein 518B (The sequence of the model RefSeq protein was modified relative to this genomic sequence to represent the inferred CDS: inserted 1 base in 1 codon; deleted 1 base in 1 codon) has translation MQLKKMREILPRLYSGQINDKNNSLTTSPKQSDDKINLSKGADDQNCCYQGTEAENNKLSLISCIKCRNVQKISMQDIEKHKKLEWTEDRNFICKKCSHIKPPAFDFVPEGANAADYEKRERKTPSKTQKTFKVKNFLPGKYYCDKCRFSTKDPLQYKKHVGQHEEIKFLCSHCSYVSYTKGEFQRHLVKHTGTFPYQCEYCEYGAVRHDYIVKHTRRVHETPRKRLSNTLMNHKQKKQSQSTLCKKQKYNKIPFQNEHSNLSSNTVCEIPSKATKTVCSSQNVECSINTSSVQDKTILEPSEMSVCENQSVEVEVYSPKTEPLQPGMPLTVIAPSELVVPSNCLAQIVELKIVNGTQQLVLKLIPMKEAAYKPVNCAEEELENQGIEQSEEVKKTSSVGQNELLTMEVNVNKLSSVSNQLNLDSTYGKNSECFCSSDSQLSGYSSVSVQREDTSKLCFHLVKGIDVHSGVIELCSQSLVKNSAEEKSDLKSSRGKVDGKNNLHSDLYCYEEGKDTYRPKYASVSEGKNSKNVSVEAAQEGKSFSAVHKEKDTLSVKRVDKEHRSLPVSSTEAHIAGKGFDKKFITSSEGGKNFHITKTPAFEDITSGLSKVKRTETTSQKSSHLLESLELQKVENKGSPFEGPVISSVFSLSSGTENVPEDVRWDDTTRRKKSATLLCRKIAQLMSAAEPNMKSVPLRCQSSSKKLLLHQESSGSCEGADCATEVEQPATSSEAHGGRSVVSEEHSEDQLFTFARTSKNRITKNSHVATPVFIPKGTMLRVLNATSSQSSYGIENRGETSAPVHRNEMFLPRPVPVSVSEALSSNFPCLPNQGEPSAESQTISLRQRPKREASAKNNSKQTSASFQKSSDVSKQSKPYSKSPKNKXRQTSFRELPKRKTRAQSETTSSSDMSYLLTARRLRLLPLKTNQLIKCPRRNQPVVVLNHPDVDSPEIINVMKTINKYKGQVLKVVLSERTSSCLGVKRYRKRLTLQNAETGNQAKKRSMLKMKLKKTHKNNYQVVEASPAEALRCLFKCWFCGRVYMDQEEWISHGQRHLIEATKGWDVLSLQAKKR, from the exons ATGCAGTtgaaaaaaatgagggaaatttTACCAAGATTGTACTCTGGCCaaattaatgataaaaataattctttaactACATCCCCAAAGCAATCTGATgataaaataaatctgtcaAAAGGGGCAGATGACCAAAACTGCTGTTACCAAGGAACTGAGGCTGAGAACAATAAGTTGTCACTGATAAGCTGTATAAAGTGcagaaatgttcagaaaattTCAATGCAAGATATAGAGAAGCATAAGAAGCTTGAGTGGACTGAAGACAGAAATTTCATCTGCAAGAAGTGCAGTCATATTAAACCACCAGCC TTCGATTTTGTTCCTGAAGGTGCCAATGCTGCAGACTATGAAAAACGtgaaagaaaaaccccaagtaaaacccagaaaacatttaaagtaaaaaattttCTGCCAGGCAAATACTACTGTGataaatgcagattttcaaCAAAGGATCCTTTACAGTATAAAAAGCACGTAGGGCAACATGAAGAAATTAAGTTTCTTTGTTCCCACTGTAGTTATGTATCCTACACCAAAGGAGAATTCCAGAGACATTTGGTGAAGCACACTGGGACCTTTCCGTATCAGTGTGAGTACTGTGAATATGGTGCTGTTAGACATGACTATATAGTTAAACATACAAGAAGAGTACATGAAACACCCAGAAAACGCCTGTCAAATACTCTCATGAACCACAAGCAAAAGAAGCAGAGTCAAAGCACTTTatgtaaaaagcagaaatacaataaaattcCTTTCCAAAATGAACATTCAAATTTGTCTTCAAATACGGTTTGTGAGATTCCAAGTAAAGCAACTAAAACAGTCTGCTCATCTCAAAATGTAGAATGTAGCATAAACACTTCATCAGTCCAGGATAAGACAATATTGGAGCCATCTGAAATGAGTGTATGTGAGAATCAAAGTGTGGAGGTTGAGGTTTATTCTCCAAAAACAGAGCCTTTACAACCTGGGATGCCTTTAACAGTAATTGCACCATCTGAACTTGTAGTTCCTTCCAACTGTTTAGCTCAGATAGTAGAGCTAAAAATAGTGAATGGAACACAGCAACTGGTTCTTAAACTAATTCCTATGAAAGAAGCAGCTTACAAACCCGTGAACTGTGCAGAAGAGGAACTTGAGAATCAAGGTATAGAACAATCTGAAGAAGTAAAGAAAACGTCTTCTGTTGGTCAAAATGAGTTACTAACTATGGAAGTGAATGTAAACAAATTATCCAGTGTTAGTAACCAGCTTAATTTGGATAGTACATATGGCAAGAATTCTGAATGTTTTTGTTCTTCTGATTCTCAGCTCTCAGGCTATAGCTCTGTATCTGTACAGAGGGAAGATACATCAAAATTATGCTTTCATTTGGTGAAAGGTATTGATGTCCATTCAGGTGTTATAGAACTTTGTTCTCAATCTCTGGTGAAGAACAgtgctgaagaaaaaagtgaTCTTAAATCCTCAAGGGGGAAAGTagatggaaaaaataacttGCATAGTGATCTGTACTGTTATGAAGAAGGCAAAGATACATACCGTCCAAAATACGCTTCCGTTTCTGAAGGTAAAAATTCCAAGAATGTTTCAGTAGAAGCTGCTCAGGAGGGCAAAAGTTTTTCTGCTGTCCATAAAGAAAAGGATACATTGTCTGTGAAGAGGGTTGACAAAGAACATAGGAGTCTACCAGTCAGCTCTACTGAAGCACATATAGCTGGAAAGGGTTTTGATAAAAAATTTATTACATCttctgaaggaggaaaaaacttTCACATTACTAAAACTCCAGCTTTTGAGGATATAACATCTGGCTTAAGCAAAGTAAAAAGAACTGAAACCACAAGCCAAAAGAGTAGTCATCTTCTGGAATCACTTGAACTACAGAAGGTGGAAAATAAAGGCAGTCCTTTTGAAGGACCTGTTATTTCATCTGTATTTTCTCTTAGCTCTGGGACTGAAAATGTTCCAGAGGATGTCAGATGGGATGACACAACACGCAGGAAGAAATCAGCAACATTGCTGTGTAGAAAGATTGCTCAACTCATGTCTGCTGCTGAACCTAACATGAAATCTGTGCCCTTGAGATGTCAGTCTTCTAGTAAGAAGTTGCTTTTGCATCAAGAAAGTTCAGGAAGCTGTGAGGGAGCTGATTGTGCCACTGAAGTGGAACAACCTGCAACTTCGTCTGAAGCACATGGTGGAAGAAGTGTGGTTAGTGAAGAACACAGTGAAGATCAGCTCTTTACATTTGCAAGAACTTCTAAAAACAGGATAACTAAAAATTCCCATGTTGCTACCCCAGTGTTTATCCCTAAAGGGACAATGCTGAGAGTACTGAATGCTACTAGCAGTCAAAGCTCATATGGAATAGAGAACAGGGGTGAAACATCAGCTCCTGTGCATCGCAATGAAATGTTTCTGCCTCGCCCGGTCCCCGTCAGTGTTTCTGAGGCACTCAGCAGTAATTTCCCATGTTTGCCTAATCAGGGTGAACCAAGTGCTGAGTCCCAAACTATATCACTCAGGCAAAGACCAAAGCGAGAGGCAAGTGCTAAAAATAACAGCAAGCAAACTAGTGCATCATTTCAGAAAAGCAGTGATGTGAGCAAGCAAAGCAAGCCCTATTCAAAAAGTCCCAAAAATA CAAGACAAACAAGCTTCAGAGAACTTCCTAAGAGGAAAACAAGAGCTCAGTCAGAAACCACTTCAAGTTCTGATATGTCATACCTGTTGACAGCAAGGCGTCTTCgacttcttcctctgaaaacGAATCAGTTGATAAAATGCCCTCGCCGTAATCAGCCAGTTGTGGTATTAAACCATCCTGATGTTGATTCACCAGAGATAATTAATGTCATGAAGACTATCAACAAGTATAAAGGTCAAGTCCTGAAAGTAGTTCTGTCAGAAAGGACAAGTAGTTGTCTTGGTGTCAAACGTTATCGAAAGCGTCTTACTCTTCAGAATGCTGAGACAGGAAACCAGGCAAAAAAGCGGAGTATGCT